From one Malus sylvestris chromosome 1, drMalSylv7.2, whole genome shotgun sequence genomic stretch:
- the LOC126619015 gene encoding protein NUCLEAR FUSION DEFECTIVE 4-like, giving the protein MLVSGPGGGWEWSNTKTLTLQVLNGRWFTVFASLLIMSASGATYMFGLYSSDIKSVLGYDQSTLNLLSLFKDFGSNVGVLSGLINEVTSPWVVLSVGGVLNFFGYFMIWMAVTKKIAKPQVWHMCMYICMGATSQSFANTGSLITSVKNFPESRGSVLGFLKGYAGLSGAIFTQLYSAFYYDDTKDLILLIGWLPTAVSFVSLRTIRIMKVIRHPNELKVFYNMLYISLGLAGFLMVMIIIQKNVHFTQGEYGASAAMVIFLLVLPLAVVIFEEFKILEGKKLELNGGSDLKVVTEKPKSEEVGVTSDLSRPKEALATTTRETEPSCWKTMFRPPERGEDYTILQALFSIDMLILFVACICGVGGAFTAIDNLGQIGASLGYHKHSISTFVSLVSIWNYLGRVVSGFGSEILLKRYKFPRPLMLTLTLLLSCAGHLLIAFNVKNGLYVASVIIGFCLGALWPLLFAIISELFGLKYYSTLFNFGACASPVGLYLLNVRLAGHIYDKEANKQLAAKGLVREVGEELTCVGGECFKLSFIVIAAVTLFGTFVSLVLVMRTRKFYQSDIYKKFREKTEAAEG; this is encoded by the coding sequence TACATGTTTGGTCTTTACTCCAGTGACATCAAATCTGTGCTGGGATATGACCAAAGTACCCTCAACCTTCTCAGCTTGTTCAAGGACTTCGGGTCCAATGTTGGTGTCCTTTCTGGTCTGATTAACGAGGTCACATCCCCATGGGTGGTCCTATCAGTGGGTGGAGTCCTCAATTTTTTTGGTTACTTCATGATTTGGATGGCCGTGACCAAAAAAATTGCTAAGCCTCAAGTTTGGCACATGTGCATGTACATTTGTATGGGTGCAACTTCTCAGTCTTTTGCCAATACTGGATCACTTATCACTAGTGTCAAGAACTTCCCGGAGAGCCGCGGCTCCGTTTTGGGGTTCTTGAAGGGATATGCTGGCCTAAGTGGTGCTATATTCACACAGTTATACTCTGCTTTTTATTATGACGACACCAAGgatttgattttgttgattGGGTGGCTTCCTACTGCcgtttcttttgtttctcttaGAACAATTCGGATTATGAAGGTCATTAGGCACCCCAATGAGCTCAAAGTGTTTTATAATATGCTTTATATCTCACTTGGGCTTGCTGGATTTTTAATGGTTATGATTATAATCCAGAAGAATGTTCATTTCACTCAAGGTGAGTACGGTGCTAGTGCTGCCATGGTTATTTTCTTGCTTGTCCTCCCACTTGCTGTGGTTATTTTTGAGGAATTTAAGATCTTGGAAGGCAAGAAGCTCGAGTTGAATGGCGGTTCGGACTTGAAAGTAGTTACCGAAAAGCCAAAATCAGAAGAAGTTGGCGTTACATCTGATCTGTCACGGCCCAAGGAAGCGCTTGCCACCACTACCAGAGAGACTGAACCGTCATGCTGGAAAACTATGTTTAGGCCACCAGAGAGAGGTGAGGACTACACCATACTCCAAGCACTTTTCAGCATTGACATGCTCATTCTTTTCGTAGCATGCATTTGTGGTGTTGGAGGCGCATTTACAGCAATAGACAACTTGGGTCAGATTGGAGCTTCTTTAGGGTACCATAAACACAGCATAAGCACTTTCGTGTCACTAGTAAGCATATGGAATTATTTGGGTCGGGTGGTGTCGGGTTTTGGCTCCGAAATCTTGTTAAAAAGATACAAATTCCCTCGTCCTCTAATGCTAACCCTAACCCTCTTGCTCTCTTGTGCTGGTCACCTTCTCATTGCCTTCAATGTCAAAAATGGTCTCTACGTAGCCTCCGTGATAATAGGGTTTTGTTTAGGTGCCTTATGGCCTCTACTTTTCGCCATAATTTCTGAGCTTTTCGGCCTCAAATACTACTCGACTTTGTTCAATTTTGGGGCATGCGCTAGCCCGGTTGGACTATACTTGCTCAATGTGAGACTCGCCGGGCACATATATGACAAAGAAGCCAATAAGCAGCTAGCAGCAAAAGGGCTTGTGAGAGAAGTAGGTGAGGAGCTGACTTGCGTTGGGGGAGAGTGCTTCAAATTGTCCTTCATCGTGATTGCAGCAGTTACATTATTTGGCACATTTGTGTCGCTGGTTTTGGTGATGAGAACGAGAAAGTTTTACCAGAGTGACATATACAAGAAGTTCAGAGAGAAAACAGAAGCTGCTGAGGGATAG
- the LOC126619023 gene encoding protein NUCLEAR FUSION DEFECTIVE 4-like: MEVRSCVDMKGLVLQVLKGRWLMVFASFLMMVTAGASYMFGLYSNDIKSVLGYDQTTLNLISFFKDLGGNIGIFSGLINEVTPPWVALSIGAVLNFFGHFMIWLAVTQKIPKPKVWHMCMYISIGSNSHTFTNTGALVTCVKNFPESRGVVLGLLKSYTGISAAVIAQLYHAAYGDDTKSFTLLVAWLPTAISFAFIGTIRIMKVSRRPNELKAFYNFLYISLALAAFLLIIIIVEKSFRFNQREYVGSATVVLFLLFLPLGVVIMEEYKVWKSKRDSNQETISSPTPQLSFTVPYKKVSPWNKNIFTPPEIGEDFTILQALFSIEMLTLLLATICGLGGTMTMMDNLGQIGTSFGYPLRSIRYFVSLTSIWNYLGQISAGIGSEIFITKYKWPRPLIFTAILLLSCVGHLLIAFNVPYGLYVASVVTGFCFGAHWPLIFTLISELFGLKYYSTLYNFGGLASPIGLYLLNVRVAGHLYDMEAKKQMVALGLRRKAGEELNCVGGQCFKLSFIIIAVVTFLGALVSLVLVVRTRKFYKSDIYKKFRGEVSVADETEIVVAKNGVGAAEAKFVIV; the protein is encoded by the coding sequence ATGGAGGTGCGCAGTTGTGTGGACATGAAGGGCCTTGTCCTACAAGTCCTCAAAGGAAGATGGCTCATGGTTTTTGCTTCATTCCTAATGATGGTCACTGCCGGAGCAAGCTACATGTTCGGCCTCTATTCCAACGACATCAAGTCCGTCCTTGGCTATGACCAAACGACACTCAACTTAATCAGCTTCTTCAAGGACTTAGGAGGCAACATTGGCATCTTTTCCGGCCTAATCAACGAGGTCACACCGCCTTGGGTGGCCTTATCAATCGGTGCAGTCCTAAACTTTTTCGGACACTTCATGATTTGGCTTGCTGTTACACAAAAAATCCCCAAACCAAAAGTTTGGCACATGTGTATGTACATCTCTATAGGGTCAAATTCACATACTTTCACCAACACTGGAGCTCTTGTCACCTGTGTTAAGAACTTCCCCGAAAGCCGGGGTGTTGTGTTAGGCCTTTTGAAAAGCTATACCGGTATAAGTGCAGCTGTGATTGCACAGCTCTACCATGCTGCCTATGGCGATGACACAAAGTCCTTCACTTTGTTGGTGGCTTGGCTTCCTACAGCAATCTCTTTCGCTTTCATTGGAACCATTCGGATCATGAAGGTTAGTCGCCGCCCGAATGAGCTCAAAGCTTTCTATAATTTCCTTTATATTTCACTTGCCCTAGCAGCATTTTTGCTGATTATAATTATTGTTGAGAAAAGTTTTAGGTTTAATCAAAGAGAGTATGTTGGAAGTGCAACTGTTGTGCTCTTTTTGCTCTTTTTACCACTTGGTGTGGTAATTATGGAAGAATATAAAGTCTGGAAGAGCAAGCGAGATTCAAACCAAGAAACCATTTCCTCTCCAACCCCACAGTTATCATTTACTGTTCCATACAAAAAAGTTTCACCCTGGAACAAGAATATTTTTACCCCACCAGAAATTGGTGAGGACTTCACTATTTTGCAAGCACTTTTCAGCATTGAAATGCTGACCTTACTGTTGGCAACAATCTGTGGCCTTGGAGGCACAATGACCATGATGGACAACTTGGGGCAGATTGGAACTTCTTTCGGATACCCCTTACGAAGCATCCGATACTTTGTATCCCTTACAAGCATATGGAATTATTTAGGGCAAATATCCGCTGGTATAGGCTCCGAAATCTTCATCACAAAGTACAAATGGCCTCGGCCTCTCATCTTCACTGCAATCCTCTTGCTCTCATGTGTCGGTCATCTTCTAATCGCATTCAACGTCCCGTATGGTCTCTATGTTGCTTCAGTGGTAACCGGTTTCTGTTTTGGTGCTCACTGGCCGCTAATTTTTACCCTAATTTCGGAGCTTTTTGGCCTCAAATATTACTCAACTTTGTACAATTTCGGAGGGCTGGCAAGCCCAATAGGGTTATATTTGCTCAATGTGAGGGTCGCAGGGCACTTGTATGACATGGAGGCTAAGAAGCAAATGGTAGCTTTAGGGCTAAGGAGGAAGGCTGGGGAGGAGCTGAATTGTGTTGGGGGGCAGTGCTTCAAATTGTCCTTCATTATAATTGCAGTGGTGACATTTCTGGGGGCACTTGTTTCTTTGGTTTTGGTGGTTAGGACAAGGAAGTTTTATAAGAGTGATATTTATAAGAAGTTTAGGGGGGAGGTGAGCGTGGCTGATGAGACAGAAATTGTGGTTGCTAAGAATGGTGTGGGAGCAGCAGAAGcgaaatttgtaattgtataA
- the LOC126627005 gene encoding probable LRR receptor-like serine/threonine-protein kinase At3g47570, with amino-acid sequence MEHPHTNGKLVLFKFLRGFILLCMMSTCPESTTLPSPTLLGNESDRLALLDFKKRITEDPLDVMSSWNRSLHFCSWVGVTCNRSTERVLILNLKAQKLVGSIPPSIGNLTHLTGINLNGNNFHGVIPQQIGRLRSLQYLNLSRNTFHGKIPTNLSHCTLLRLLNIESNLITGPIPNQLTALINLNILVISRNNLGGTIPGWIGNLSSLGTLYLEENNLQGSIPNELGHMAGLVEFSAAENNLSGMVPSSFYNISFIRIFSVVDNQLHGELPPNIGTMLPNLIEISWGKNNFTGNIPVSLSNASRLQGIDFAGNKIAGTVPGENIGTLQSLIWLNLESNHLGIGKSGDLNFISFLANCTSLDELGLAGNNFGGRIPMSIANLSTQVEYLTFGQNMIHGSIPNGIGNLINLTILAVELNYLQGSVPNEIGKLQNLVELYLDGNEFSGPIPPSLGNITSLTRLYMQKSGVEGSIPPTLGNCQNLLVLKLGDNNLTSAIPTELIRLSTLSISLNLSSNYLTGPLPIEVGDLIHLTELDVSRNKLSGEIPSTLGSCTSLERLYLQGNNMKGTIPQSLKDLRGLGELDISSNNLSGQIPDFIGKLKALKYLNLSYNDFVGELPKEGIFANANGVSVLGNHRLCGGIPQLHLPPCSQKNNHSSRGLLSSKVLIPTTCALAFIIALSCFFGACSMLKKSRGRPTNSRSYKDWKSAVSYSELVDLTNGFSVDNLIGSGSFGSVYKGVIPSDGRIVAVKVLDLQQQGASKSFIDECKALRSIRHRNLLKIITACSSIDNQGKDFKSLVFEFMENGSLDSWLYPRDEKQSSSKRLNVIRRLDIAIGVAFALDYLHHHCETPIVHCDLKPSNVLLDEDMVAHVGDFGLARFLLEASNDLSLSQSMSAQLKGSIGYIPPEYGTGGQVSILGDVYSYGILLLEMFTGKRPTDDMFNDGLSIYQFVTMALPDRVMDIVDPSLLINLEGDGDVNDDGHNISILQEKSAPKRNNRDLVKAKKFEECLVAVMQIGLSCCAISPRERMLMDAVVRKMSSIRDSYLKV; translated from the exons ATGGAGCATCCACATACCAATGGCAAGCTTGTTTTGTTCAAATTCCTGCGTGGCTTCATTCTTTTATGTATGATGAGCACCTGTCCGGAATCTACCACACTTCCCAGCCCTACTCTGCTTGGAAATGAATCTGACCGCTTGGCTTTGCTTGATTTCAAGAAAAGAATAACTGAAGATCCTCTCGACGTCATGAGCTCGTGGAACCGTTCCCTTCATTTTTGCAGTTGGGTTGGAGTTACATGTAACCGTTCCACCGAAAGAGTCTTGATTCTGAACCTGAAAGCTCAGAAGTTGGTAGGCTCCATTCCACCTTCCATTGGAAATCTTACTCATCTTACTGGAATCAATTTGAATGGCAACAACTTTCATGGGGTAATTCCTCAACAAATTGGTCGTCTTCGAAGCCTACAATATCTCAACCTATCTCGCAATACTTTCCACGGAAAAATTCCAACTAATCTGTCGCACTGCACACTGCTAAGATTGCTCAATATTGAATCCAATTTGATTACTGGGCCGATTCCAAACCAGCTCACTgcattaataaatttaaatattctaGTGATTTCTCGTAACAATCTCGGTGGAACCATCCCAGGTTGGATAGGGAACTTATCTTCTTTGGGGACTCTTTATCTCGAGGAAAACAATTTGCAAGGAAGCATACCAAATGAGTTGGGGCATATGGCAGGTTTGGTAGAATTCTCAGCTGCGGAGAATAATCTATCTGGTATGGTCCCTTCTTCATTCTATAATATTTCCTTCATACGTATATTCAGTGTTGTTGATAACCAGTTGCATGGAGAGCTACCACCAAATATTGGCACTATGCTTCCCAACCTCATAGAAATTTCTTGGGGTAAGAACAATTTCACCGGAAATATTCCAGTATCTTTGTCAAATGCTTCTAGACTCCAGGGGATTGATTTTGCAGGAAATAAGATCGCTGGGACAGTCCCTGGTGAAAATATCGGAACCTTGCAAAGCTTAATTTGGCTGAACCTTGAATCAAATCACTTGGGAATCGGAAAATCTGGTGACCTGAACTTTATCAGTTTCTTGGCTAATtgtactagtttggatgagctgGGTCTCGCAGGTAATAATTTTGGAGGAAGAATCCCGATGTCCATAGCCAACCTTTCGACCCAAGTAGAGTATCTTACTTTTGGGCAAAATATGATACATGGAAGCATCCCTAACGGCATTGGGAATCTTATAAACTTGACCATTCTAGCAGTGGAACTTAACTATTTGCAAGGTAGTGTCCCTAATGAAATTGGGAAGCTTCAAAACTTAGTAGAACTGTATttggatggtaatgaattttCTGGGCCAATCCCGCCATCCCTTGGTAACATAACTTCACTGACAAGGCTTTACATGCAGAAAAGTGGGGTTGAGGGAAGTATACCTCCAACTCTTGGAAACTGCCAAAATCTATTAGTACTGAAACTTGGTGATAATAATCTAACAAGCGCCATACCTACAGAGCTTATTCGGCTTTCGACTCTCTCAATCTCCTTGAATCTGTCTTCCAATTATTTGACTGGTCCGCTGCCTATTGAGGTGGGCGATTTAATTCATCTCACGGAGCTAGATGTATCGAGAAACAAGTTATCAGGTGAAATCCCGAGCACCCTTGGCAGTTGCACTAGTTTGGAGCGCTTGTATTTACAAGGTAATAACATGAAAGGAACAATTCCTCAATCTCTTAAAGATTTAAGAGGCTTGGGAGAACTAGACATTTCAAGCAATAACTTATCTGGACAGATCCCTGATTTCATAGGAAAGCTTAAAGCTCTCAAGTATCTTAATCTCTCATATAATGATTTTGTGGGTGAGTTGCCTAAGGAAGGAATCTTTGCAAATGCCAATGGTGTTTCTGTTCTTGGAAATCATAGGCTCTGTGGTGGTATCCCACAATTACATCTGCCTCCATGCTCCCAGAAAAATAACCATTCATCTCGAGGATTACTTTCCTCGAAAGTACTCATCCCTACAACTTGTGCACTAGCATTCATAATTGCTCTATCATGCTTCTTTGGTGCTTGTTCAATGCTCAAAAAGTCTAGAGGTAGACCAACAAATTCACGTTCTTACAAGGATTGGAAATCAGCTGTTTCCTACTCAGAACTCGTTGACTTAACAAACGGGTTCTCTGTGGATAATCTGATTGGTTCAGGAAGTTTTGGTTCCGTTTATAAAGGAGTAATTCCTAGTGATGGAAGGATAGTCGCTGTTAAGGTATTAGACCTTCAACAACAAGGAGCTTCCAAGAGTTTCATTGATGAATGCAAAGCTTTAAGGAGTATAAGGCACCGCAATCTTCTCAAGATCATAACAGCATGCTCAAGCATTGATAATCAGGGTAAAGATTTCAAAAGTTTAGTTTTTGAGTTCATGGAAAATGGAAGTTTAGACTCATGGTTGTATCCAAGAGATGAGAAGCAATCTTCAAGTAAGAGATTGAATGTTATCCGAAGATTGGATATTGCCATTGGTGTTGCTTTTGCATTAGATTATCTGCATCACCATTGTGAAACCCCTATTGTTCATTGTGATCTAAAGCCGAGCAATGTACTTCTTGATGAAGATATGGTAGCCCATGTTGGAGACTTTGGTTTAGCAAGGTTCCTCTTGGAAGCATCAAATGATCTCTCCCTCAGTCAAAGCATGTCTGCTCAGCTAAAGGGTTCAATAGGTTACATTCCTCCAG AGTATGGCACGGGAGGCCAAGTTTCCATACTAGGAGATGTTTATAGCTATGGGATACTGTTGCTAGAGATGTTCACAGGAAAAAGACCTACGGATGACATGTTCAATGATGGTCTAAGCATTTACCAATTTGTAACCATGGCTTTGCCAGACCGCGTGATGGACATTGTTGATCCTTCATTACTCATCAACCTTGAAGGGGATGGTGATGTTAACGATGACGGACACAATATTTCCATACTACAAGAAAAAAGTGCACCCAAACGTAACAATCGTGATCTAGTGAAAGCAAAAAAGTTTGAGGAATGCTTGGTTGCAGTTATGCAGATAGGGCTCTCTTGCTGTGCAATATCACCAAGGGAGCGGATGCTTATGGATGCGGTTGTCAGAAAAATGAGTTCAATTAGAGACTCGTATCTCAAAGTTTAA
- the LOC126619006 gene encoding protein NUCLEAR FUSION DEFECTIVE 4-like, translating to MEVHGNSGSGNGVRTWADMKGFAVQVITGRWLMLFASFLMMASAGASYMFGLYSNDIKSVLGYSQSTLNTISFFKDLGANIGILSGLINEVTPPWVVLSIGAAFNFFGYFMIWLAVAEKIAKPQVWHMCLYITMGANSHTFINTGALVTCVKNFPRNRGLLIGLLEGYIGLSAAVIAQIYHALYGNDTKSFTLFVAWLPSAISLIFLRTIRIMKVIPQKKYSKVLQKFFFISLGLAGYLLIIIIVEQKVKFTQFEYGGSAAVVLFLLFLPLAVVVAEEYTSWRTKTSLSTVNIEISSPDSPPVDQIMVSQNKEMLKVKKLSCWENVFSPPEIGQDYTILQAIFSIEMLTLFLTTLCGLGGMLTLMDNLGQIGTALGYSLESITTFVSLASIWIYLGEVMLGFLSEVFITKYKIPRPLTLTVSLLVSCIGHLLIAFNVPNGLYVASIITGFCFGGQWPLIFAIISEVFGLKHCSTLNNVGVMAFPLGSYLLNVKVTGYLYDKEAEKQLKALGLERKPGEGLNCTGGQCYKLPFLIITGATILGVFFSLILVLRTWKFYNSDIYKKFKDESKAVESDEVVATNRNVGLVSKPETETDVRSPGNNPDIRR from the coding sequence ATGGAGGTTCATGGCAATAGTGGTAGTGGTAATGGTGTGAGAACTTGGGCAGATATGAAAGGCTTCGCCGTCCAAGTAATCACAGGCCGGTGGCTCATGTTGTTTGCCTCATTCCTAATGATGGCTAGTGCCGGTGCAAGCTACATGTTTGGCCTCTACTCAAACGACATCAAGTCTGTCCTTGGCTACAGCCAATCCACCCTCAACACCATCAGTTTCTTCAAGGATTTGGGGGCCAACATCGGCATCCTTTCCGGCCTAATCAACGAGGTCACGCCGCCATGGGTGGTCTTATCAATTGGTGCAGCATTCAACTTTTTCGGATACTTCATGATATGGCTGGCCGTGGCCGAAAAAATTGCCAAACCTCAAGTTTGGCACATGTGCTTGTACATCACAATGGGGGCAAATTCACATACTTTCATCAACACCGGAGCTCTAGTCACGTGTGTCAAAAACTTCCCAAGAAACCGCGGCCTCTTAATCGGGCTTTTGGAAGGCTACATAGGCCTAAGTGCAGCTGTAATTGCACAGATATACCATGCTTTGTATGGTAATGACACAAAGTCCTTCACTTTGTTTGTGGCATGGCTTCCCTCAGCTATTTCTTTGATATTTCTTCGTACCATTCGGATAATGAAGGTTATACCGCAGAAGAAATATTCCAAGGTACTAcaaaaattcttttttatttcactTGGACTGGCAGGGTACTTATTGATCATAATCATAGTAGAGCAAAAGGTGAAATTCACACAATTTGAGTACGGTGGGAGTGCAGCTGTCGTGCTTTTCTTGCTTTTTCTCCCACTTGCTGTTGTAGTTGCAGAAGAGTACACTTCTTGGAGGACTAAGACATCTTTAAGTACCGTAAACATCGAAATTTCATCACCAGATTCGCCACCTGTGGATCAAATAATGGTAAGCCAAAACAAGGAAATGTTGAAGGTAAAAAAGCTTTCTTGTTGGGAAAATGTATTTAGTCCACCGGAGATCGGACAAGACTATACAATCCTCCAAGCAATATTCAGCATTGAGATGTTAACTTTATTTTTAACCACATTGTGTGGCCTTGGAGGCATGCTAACACTGATGGACAATTTGGGCCAGATTGGAACTGCATTAGGCTACTCTTTGGAAAGCATAACCACTTTTGTTTCGCTCGCAAGCATATGGATTTACCTTGGAGAAGTCATGTTGGGTTTTCTCTCAGAAGTCTTTATCACAAAATACAAAATCCCTAGGCCTCTTACGCTCACTGTGTCCCTCTTGGTGTCCTGCATTGGCCACCTTCTCATCGCTTTCAACGTCCCAAATGGTCTCTACGTAGCTTCAATAATCACAGGGTTTTGCTTCGGTGGACAATGGCCGTTGATTTTCGCAATCATTTCCGAGGTTTTCGGGCTTAAGCATTGCTCTACTTTGAACAATGTTGGGGTGATGGCTTTTCCACTTGGTTCATATTTGCTTAATGTGAAAGTCACAGGCTATCTTTATGATAAGGAGGCAGAGAAGCAACTGAAAGCTTTAGGGTTGGAGAGGAAGCCCGGGGAGGGATTAAATTGTACTGGAGGACAATGCTACAAATTGCCCTTCCTTATAATCACCGGTGCGACAATTCTTGGTGTGTTTTTTTCCCTCATTTTGGTGCTTAGGACTTGGAAGTTTTATAACAGTGACATCTATAAGAAGTTCAAAGATGAGTCGAAAGCGGTTGAATCTGATGAGGTGGTGGCGACAAACCGGAATGTTGGACTAGTATCGAAGCCGGAAACTGAGACTGATGTAAGAAGTCCTGGAAACAACCCAGATATTCGGAGGTGA